Genomic segment of Coregonus clupeaformis isolate EN_2021a chromosome 34, ASM2061545v1, whole genome shotgun sequence:
actaccacatatctataacacaaagtccatgtgtatgtgtgtatagtatctgtgtgtctcttcacagtccccgctgttccataaggtgtatttttatcagtaaaaaaaaagaaatcagattttactgcttgcatgagttacttgatgtggattagagttccatgtagtactgcgtgcctcccatagtctgttctggacatggggactgtaaagagacctctggtggcatgtcttgtggggtgtgCATGGgtttctgagctgtgtgctagtagtttaaacagacagctcagtgcattcatgtacctctcacaaaaacaagtagtgatgaaatcaatctctcctctactttgagccaggagagattgacatgcatattattgttgctctccgtgtacatttaaggaccagccatgctgccctgttctgggccaattgtCATTTCCATAAGTCCCTctctgtggcacctgaccacacgactggacagtagtACAGGTGCGACAAAACCTGGGCCTGTAGGAccagtgttgttaagaaggcagagcagcgctttattatggacagacctctccccatcttagctgctgttgtatcaatatgttttgaccatgacagtttacaatccagggttactccaagcaatttattcacctcaacttgctcaatttccacattattcattacaagatttagttgaggtttagggtttggtgaacgatttgtcccaaataaaatgcttttcgtttttgaaatatttagtactaacatattccttgccacccattctgaaactgactgcacctctttaactgttgcagtgatttcacttgctgtggtagctgaggTGTATAgcgttgagtcatcagcatacatgctttactcagagccagtggcaggtcattagtaaagattgaaaaaagtaagggccCTAGACAGCTGCCCAGGGCAATGCCTgactacctggattatgttggagaggcttccattaaagaacaccctctgtgttctgttagacaggtaactctcgatccacaatctagcagggggtgtaaagccataacacttatgtttttccagcagcagattatgatcgataatgtcaaaagccgaaCTGAAGTCTAataaaacagctcccacaatatttttattatcaatttctcagtcatttgtgtaagtgccgtatATGTCGAATGCCCTTCCCTGTAAGCGTGCTGAAAATTTGTTTTTTCCAATTTACCAAGGGTTGGTAACATGCTGATTGgttggctgtttgagccagtaaaggcaTTACTTTTGCTTCCCCCCAGGCCTGAGGGgacacactttcctgtaggcttagcgtgaagagatggcaaatagaagtggcaatatcgtccgctatcatcctcagtaattttccatccaagttgtcagatgcaggtggcttgtcattgttgatagataacaatacttttttcacctcctccaccctcactttacggaattctaaATTActtgcttgtctttcataatttggtcagttatgcatggatgtgtaggttcagaatttgttgttggcatgtcatgcctaagtttgctaatcttgccaatgaaaaattaattaaagtagttggcaatatcagtggttTTGCGATCTGAttaaatgaatgatggagccgagtttgcctttttgcccaaaatttcatttaaggtgctccaaagctttttactatcattctttatatcatgtatctttgtttcatagtacagtTTGAATTATTGAATGCCCAGGCTCCTATAAACATGCCAATGATCATAAACCGGTACTGAGAATACATCTGAAAAAGCTATACCCTGGAAATGTTGATTGTATCCTATAGATTTAGATGAATTTGAGAGCACTGTTTGACCCATTTAGAGAACCCTTAAATGCCCTTCAAGTACAATCACAACATATGCTGATGTTCAGTCTTTAGTGTACAGTACATGCATCATTCTTCATTCAAGTGTTACATCTCCTTTCTGGTGGCGTGACCATGCAGCCATGcctgttatgtgtgtgtttgactgtgtactttgtgtgggtggtgtgtgtgtgtagggaggagGGACCACCCCTGTCCTATCTTGAtgtgtgctgtttaatcagcggAGGCTGAATGGCTGACTGGATATCTGACAAATATGTTATCGCATCCCACCTCAGTTCTTTACCCAATATTTACTCCAATTAGGACCAGTTTACTGagatagtagtagcagcagctggGAGAGAGAGCATTAACTGACACTATCAGGAAATGAGGCATATCGTGAATGTATATGAAAATGTATCACTTTCCTTATTGAAATGTGATGCATGATGAGTTGTCTATCTGAATATCATTGTAGTTGTGTGGTATGTCCTGTGTCATTGTTGCATTTGTAAAAATGCCACTCATTATTTCCCCCCAATTCGTTTAAAAATACAGTCaataggctgcatttacacaggcacaCCAAATCTGATATTTTTTTTCCACTAATGgtgttttgaccaatcagatcacatCTGTTGCCcataattgggcaaaatatcagaatttgtCTGCCTTTGTAAATGCAGCCTATTAGGGTTAGAATTCCCATTGGTGGGATACTATCCCCTCCATATACCTCAAACCTACAGCCCCTGTTACCCCTGGCTGTCTCCCTAAAGGCAAAAGATAACTGGTGCAACAAGTGTCCAACAAGCTGAATGAATACTATCTGGGGTTACACATGAACCCAAAATCAATGTGATCAATCAGTAGCGGACATCCAAATCCCTGGTTATTGATCAGTATAGACTGCGTTGAGGCCTGGGTGCTTAGATATCCGCCTATGGCGTTGGGCACCTACCTTTTCACCTATAAAGCTTCCTTTAAACATGGTGATATCTGTACCGTCAGATACAAGGATATGACAAAGAGTGCAAGAGAAAGAAGGAAACATGGAAATTGTGTGTGAATCTGCTCTTCCAGACAGAATGGGCCTTCATCTGGAACGCTGACTCATGGGAGTTACTGAttgaaggaggaaaaagtaaacAGTCTGAGAGGaaaagagcgagggagggaggagagagagaaagagggggtggTGTGGAACGGGACTTGTGGATAAAAGCAGTGGATCACTATGGGCTCCTTAATCACACGCGTTCGACACACAGATTGAGGCTGTCAACTCAGCCAGCAGCCCAGAGCAGCCATATCGACCCTGTGTGTCACACATTaaccacacacaccactggtggagggagggaggagagcagaagCTGTACGGGATGATAATTATGACAGACATCAgactatgtctctctctttctattcacAATGTTTCAATGAGTTCATGTTGTTCTCACACACTTGTCAACCCTCCTtgtttcacctctctctctctctctctgttctctttctttgtctctggCCTGATTAGAGTCTGATTAAAACTGGTGAAGGACTGCCAGTGAGTAAATGAAGGGCGTATTTGTGTCAGTAATGTGAGGGGGgagtgtgtggtatgtgtgtgtgttttcgttTGGTGGGTGGACAATGGAGCTAGGAAATCCCAGGccaaacacagaacacactgtaTCTCTCTGGGGGATAGGTGGACAGATAGGGTCTTTCTTCCCCTATATACTTGTCAGTAGTGGTTATCAGTGAAGACCATGGTCATCCACAGATACAGAACTAGGGTTATTGATCCTGTCCCCTGTCAGTGGAGGGATTGGGCCAGTGTGACCGGACGGGGAGAGGCTGATAACGGTGGCGGTCGACCCAGGCCGGGTGACCTGAAGTGTGGGAGGGAGCAGAGGTAATGCCCTGGGGTTCTTAATAGGCCTCATTCAGAGAAGTCAGCCAAAGGTTTCTCACCAGATTATGGGAAAATGACACATGCATGGTAGTTGGTCTCTAGTCTAGGTAATGTACAGACCATATTGGATTGAAgattttctgttttgttttcgGATTTGTCAGCTGTCCTGAATTCACAATGAAGTATCCTTGTGGAAACATATTGTTAATCTAAGTCTAAATAAAGAGCAATGTCATATAATTGGTAGTGGGTTGAACTGTCTTCAGGATTGCATGAGTCAGGCTCGTGGGTTAAAGAGGATCACATTGGGACAGAGCAGGAGAATGAAGATGATGACTGTAAATCACACCTGTCAGACAACAGTATGGCGCAGGTTGATAAGACCATAATTAGGGCTGTAAATTCCATGTGCGTTTGATGACTGGAGATAGACAGTCGCTTAGCTCAGACAACAAATGCACACAGACAGTAGATAGCGATGCACAGTGTCAGGAGCCTGGATGACAGTTTTAAAGCCTACAATCAGTCAGAGAAAGGCAAGCTCAGGGACCTGAATCACAACAACTGCTGGCTAGTCTACTCAATTTACCAATAACATAATCTAGATCTAGCAAATCAGAGCCAGAAACCCGAACACAACCATTTCCAAGATAAGCTATTTTGGCTGGGCAGCCCAAGTCTGAtactttttccactaattggtcttttgaccaatcacatcagatgtTTTCACAGCAGATTTTTTTCAGAGCTAATCTGATtcgtcaaaagaccaattagtgaaaattgggctgcctgtgtacacactgattgaaaggaaaaaccaaaaaccaaaaacccgcagacactaggcccttcatggaatgagtttgacacccctgctgtacTCCTCGTCACAACCCTGTATAGGCTgttcatagagatagatagaggacatcTTTacatctgtgccattatagcaggggtgtcaaactcattccacagagggccgagtgtctgcgggttaagacctagacaaccaggtgaggggagtttcttactaattagtgacgtcaatcaagtacaagggtggagcgaaaaacccgcagacacttggCTCTCCTTGGAAGGAGTTTGACACATATGCattatagcatctgtgacagcatgggcagcgccattgaggctacaaCCCATAGAAGCCCCACCCAGTTTactactttgactactttaaaatggtggaaacatgcaagccctcaatggcaatgtccatgctgaGACGGGTAATATCCACGATGAGTcctttctttctctatctctatGAGGCTGTTTGCATCGATCCACAGCAATTCAGTGTTCCTAACTTCCTCCAATCAGGAACAAACTAAGGTCAAACGTAGGGTGATGGGTGAATAAAATCACGAAGCAGGTGTCCAATATTCATTTATTAAACATCAATATTTTGCCAAAATAATTAAAATACTTATACCTGAACGGTATCTAGGGTATTAGGCTACTGTGGCAAAATGGGCTTTCAATTTAGTTCACTTTCCATTGCGTGGATTGAAACACCCCAGGATTATCCAATAGTGGCATCGCCCAATAAAATGTATCATCCTCAGGTGTGTCAATCCATGTAGTGCGGTAAACGACTGGCCCTCGGTTTTGTTAGGGGTGTTTCTTTACCAAAACACCGTCATCTTTACCACCTATACAATTAAAATTGGGGAAAGGATACAAGTCCAAAAAAAGctttatttgttgttttgtcaactGCGAAGCCACTTTCAATAAATCATGGAAATTAGATGCCCATCTTTGTAAGCACTCAGGTTTGGTGAGTTTATATCTGTCCTGCTCAGCTATAGCCTCTTTCAACACATGGTCCAAAAGAGATCAGATCCTAGGGCCGGTATTTCACATTTCTGTTAGATCAGACAAAGAATGGACATCCTatggtgtttttttgtttttttaactgCTAGATGATAGTTAATCAAATGTGTCTGGGGGTCAGAAACACATGGGTATTTTAGTGCTTGTTACAGAGAGGGATCCATGATGGTGATGTTTCTCTTCGACAGAAACCCTTCTCATGCGAGAACCGTGACAAGAGGTTCTGCATCCGCTACCAGCTCACCAGACACCGGCTGAGCCACAGTGGAGAGAAGCCAGCTCACCAGACACAGGCTGAGCCACAGTGGAGAGAAGCCATAAATGTGAGCATGAAGCCCACAGGCTGAGCCACAGTGGAGAGAAGCCATAAATGTGAGCATGAAGCCCACAGGCTGAGCCACAGTGGAGAGAAGCCATAAATGTGAGCATGAAGCCCACAGGCTGAGCCACAGTGGAGAGAAGCCATAAATGTGAGCATGAAGCCCACAGGCTGAGCCACAGTGGAGAGAAGCCATAAATGTGAGCATGAAGCCCACAGGCTGAGCCACAGTGGAGAGAAGCCATAAATGTGAGCATGAAGCCCACAGGCTGAGCCACAGTGGAGAGAAGCCATAAATGTGAGCATGAAGCCTGATGTGAAGCTTCACTATCCTAAAGGGCTAAGGCAATGGTTCACTTCACTGTCAATGACTGGTTTGTTTGAGGCTGCATTCTACAATGCTACATTGTTGCCTTTCCAAGCCATTTGGCAAGACAACCAGTTGGCTAAAGCAAAGCGACAGGTTGGCACCGAGGCTAGGGTTTAGTTCTGAATGGGTTTGACCCAGAAATGTTACTGAATGGTAACCTAACCCACTGTGATATCTGAGACATAAAATGCATCAATCCTCTTCCAACCTTCCCTCTGGTCTCCCATCTGTTCCTGTGTGTATCTGCAGGTGTCTGGCTGCAGGATGCTCCGAGGCCTTCGCCACACATGTCAGCATGAAGACCCACATGGCTCACATTCACCAGCACCAGGAGAAGCACTAGAAGGTTGGCTAAACTTTGGGGCTCACTTCATCTCCTTATTGCCTTAGATTTCATTGACACGGTTCTGAATCAGTTGATGGCTAAACGTGATATTTTGAGAACCCACTTGAGACTTCCACAGTTTTGTGTGGGTGAAGGAAAAGTGACGGCCATATTGGACAAACATGGGTCCTACTGCTCATTATCATTCATCAGAGGTTGATAAGATGCTGTGATTTGTTATTTATTCTGTTTTAGTGTGGGCTATGGGAAGGACTTCAAGAAGAATAACCAACTCAAGACACACCAGACGGAACACGCACAACCGCTTCCCTTTCAGTGAGTATGACACACACTGGCATCTATGAGCGTATGTAGGCTCTACCACGTCAGCCTGAGCTCTGACCCTTTCCCATTGGTGTAACTTTGAGGGCTGTAAGAGAGAATGTGCTGGTCCTGGACAATTGAAGCACCATGAGAAAGTGCACCAAGGTGAGCCCTGCACCTGCCACATGCACATCTCACATCTATTGGTCACATGCTctgaatataacaggtgtagactttacagtcaaatgcttacttacaagcccattcCCAACAGTGCGGAGTTAAAAAGTAAGATAAATATTTGCTactaaaaaaggaaatagtaacacaataaaaacaataacgaggctatatatgagtaccagtactgagtcaatgtgccggGGTACGAGGTAGTTAAGGTAATACAGTATGTGGGTAGGGGTCACAGGAGGTTTGTggcactttaattggggaggacgggctcaaggTAATGGCTGAAGTGGAATGATATCAAATACatgaaacacatggtttccatatgtttgatgccattccatttgctctgttctggacattattatgagccgtcctcccctcagcagcctcctgtggtaggggtaaaagtgactaggcaatcaggatatataataaacagagtagcagcagcgtatgtaaagtgtgggtagagtctagtgagtgtgcaagGGAGTTGGTGCAAAACAAGATGAAGACataaagggggtcaatgtaaatagtctggggagccatttgattaactgttcagcagtcttatggcttgggggtagaagctgttcgggTGCTTTTTTGTCACAGACttgatgctccggtaccgc
This window contains:
- the gtf3ab gene encoding general transcription factor IIIA, b gives rise to the protein MSMLRRGCFFTKTPSSLPPIQLKLGKGYKSKKSFICCFVNCEATFNKSWKLDAHLCKHSGLKPFSCENRDKRFCIRYQLTRHRLSHSGEKPAHQTQAEPQCLAAGCSEAFATHVSMKTHMAHIHQHQENVGYGKDFKKNNQLKTHQTEHGCKRECAGPGQLKHHEKVHQGYPCAVEGCLQGEIWSAYQKQRKAVHRVKLQCDGCSRMFLEAWFLHQLWVHSGAPKREFQCSKTGCGKTFTTHFNLENHVMSDHKGKKAFSCTHVGCGKSFAMQVSTL